A single window of Gossypium hirsutum isolate 1008001.06 chromosome A10, Gossypium_hirsutum_v2.1, whole genome shotgun sequence DNA harbors:
- the LOC107896973 gene encoding probable UDP-N-acetylglucosamine--peptide N-acetylglucosaminyltransferase SEC isoform X1 — MLSLQSDPRLQQYHHNQLFQQQQQQVQLFPYNHDSSSLNSDFGGAVAAPASSSSSSAAAALSNVKLSDPNEVDDNTLMALAHQNYKAGNYKQALEHSSVVYERNPCRTDNLLLLGAIHYQLHDYDQCIAKNEEALRIDPHFAECYGNMANAWKEKGNIDTAIQYYLFAIELQPNFADAWSNLASAYMRKGRLNEAAQCCRQALALNPRLVDAHSNLGNLMKIQGFVKEAYNCYLEALRIQPNFAIAWSNLAGLFMEAGDLSRALQYYKEAVRLKPAFFDAYLNLGNVYKALGMPKEAIVCYQRALQVQPDYAMAYGNLASVYFEQRNLDMAILNYRRAIAFDSGFLEAYNNLGNALKDAGKVDEAMQCYRQCLALQPNHPQALTNLGNIYMEWNMLSAAASCYKATLSVTTGLSAPFNNLAVIYKQQGNLADAISCYNEVLRIDPMAADALVNRGNTYKENGRVNEAIHDYIRAINIRPAMAEAHANLASAYKDSGHVEAAIKSYRQALVLRPDFPEATCNLLHTLQCVCDWEDRENKFLEVEGILRRQIKTSVIPSVQPFHAIAYPIDPMLALEISCKYAAHSSVVASRYSLPPFNYPAPFPGENGNRRLRVGYVSSDFGNHPLSHLMGSVFGMHNRENVEVFCYALSPNDGTEWRLRIQSEAEHFIDVSSMSSDMIAKMINEDKIQILVNLNGYTKGARNEIFAMQPAPIQISYMGFPGTTGASYIHYLVTDEFVSPLHFSHIYSEKLVHLPHCYFVNDYKQKNLDVLDPNGLPKRSDYGLPEDKFLFACFNQLYKMDPDIFTTWCNILKRVPNSALWLLRFPAAGETRLRAYATQQGVQPDQIIFTDVAMKSEHIRRSALADLFLDTPLCNAHTTGTDVLWAGLPMVTLPLEKMATRVAGSLCLATGVGEEMIVSSLKEYEEKAVSLALNRPKLQELSDKLKAARMTCPLFDTARWVRNLERAYCKMWSVYRSGQQPRHIRVTENDEEFA; from the exons ATGCTCTCCTTGCAGAGCGATCCTCGGCTGCAACAGTATCACCATAACCAACTGTTTCAACAACAACAGCAACAGGTTCAATTGTTTCCGTATAACCATGACTCATCGAGTCTGAACTCGGATTTTGGAGGCGCCGTTGCTGCTCCtgcttcttcctcttcttcttctgctGCTGCTGCTTTGTCTAATGTTAAGCTTTCTGATCCAAATGAAG TTGATGACAACACACTCATGGCACTTGCTCATCAAAACTACAAGGCTGGGAACTACAAGCAAGCTTTAGAACACAGCAGTGTAGTCTATGAGAGGAATCCATGTCGTACTGATAACCTTCTTCTCCTGGGTGCAATTCATTATCAG TTGCATGATTATGATCAATGCATTGCAAAGAATGAAGAAGCTCTTAGAATTGATCCACACTTTGCGGAGTGCTACGGAAATATGGCCAATGCTTGGAAG GAGAAAGGCAATATTGACACTGCAATCCAGTATTATTTGTTTGCTATTGAG CTTCAACCTAATTTTGCTGATGCATGGTCAAATTTAGCAAGTGCATACATGCGAAAAGGGAGGCTTAATGAGGCAGCCCAATGTTGCCGCCAGGCACTTGCATTAAATCCCCGTTTG GTTGATGCTCACAGTAACCTTGGcaatttaatgaaaattcaagGTTTCGTGAAAGAG GCTTACAATTGCTACCTTGAGGCGCTACGCATACAACCTAATTTTGCAATTGCATGGTCCAATCTTGCTGGTCTTTTCATGGAGGCAGGTGACCTTAGCAGGGCACTTCAATACTATAAG GAAGCAGTGAGACTAAAACCTGCATTTTTTGATGCCTACTTAAACCTTGGAAATGTTTATAAG GCTTTGGGAATGCCTAAAGAGGCCATTGTATGCTATCAGCGAGCTCTTCAGGTGCAACCGGATTATGCTATGGCCTATG GTAATTTGGCTAGTGTTTATTTCGAACAACGAAACCTGGATATGGCAATTCTCAACTATAGGAGAGCAATTGCTTTTGACTCAGGATTCTTGGAGGCATATAACAACTTG GGCAATGCTTTGAAAGATGCTGGAAAAGTTGATGAAGCAATGCAATGCTATAGG CAATGTCTTGCCCTGCAACCTAACCATCCTCAGGCACTTACAAATCTTgggaatatatatatggaatg GAATATGTTGAGTGCTGCTGCTTCATGCTACAAGGCAACTTTATCTGTAACTACAGGACTTTCTGCTCCTTTTAACAATTTAGCAGTCATTTATAAACAGCAG GGTAATCTTGCAGATGCTATATCTTGTTACAATGAAGTTCTCCGTATTGATCCTATGGCTGCTGATGCACTTGTCAACCGGGGGAATACATATAAGGAGAATGGACGAGTAAATGAAGCCATTCACGACTACATACGAGCAATCAACATTAGGCCGGCAATGGCTGAAGCTCATGCAAATTTGGCTTCAGCTTACAAGGACAG TGGGCATGTTGAAGCTGCAATAAAAAGCTACAGGCAAGCGCTGGTTCTTCGCCCTGATTTCCCAGAAGCAACCTGTAACCTTCTGCACACATTACAG TGTGTTTGTGACTGGGAGGATCGAGAGAATAAATTTCTTGAAGTTGAAGGCATACTCAGGAGACAGATTAAG ACGTCAGTTATTCCTAGCGTGCAGCCTTTCCATGCAATAGCCTATCCTATAGATCCAATGCTTGCACTAGAAATCAG TTGTAAATATGCAGCACACAGCTCTGTTGTTGCTTCCCGTTATTCTCTTCCTCCTTTCAACTATCCTGCACCCTTCCCTGGGGAGAATGGGAATCGACGCCTTAGGGTTGG ATATGTGAGTAGTGATTTTGGCAACCATCCCCTATCTCATCTCATGGGTTCAGTGTTTGGCATGCACAACAGAGAAAATGTCGAG GTATTTTGCTATGCATTGAGCCCAAATGATGGGACAGAGTGGAGGTTGCGAATACAGTCAGAAGCTGAGCACTTCATAGATGTATCGTCTATGTCCTCTGATATGATTGCAAAGATGATAAATGAGGACAAAATACAAATTCTTGTCAATCTTAATGGTTATACTAAG GGAGCAAGGAATGAAATATTTGCTATGCAACCTGCTCCTATTCAGATTTCTTACATGGGATTTCCTGGGACTACTGGTGCATCATATATACACTACTTGGTCACGGATGAG TTTGTTTCACCTCTTCACTTTTCTCATATCTACTCTGAGAAGCTTGTACACCTTCCTCATTGTTATTTTGTAAATGACTATAAGCAG AAAAATCTTGATGTCTTGGATCCAAACGGCCTGCCTAAGAGATCTGATTATGGACTACCTGAAGACAAATTTCTCTTTGCATGTTTCAATCAGCTGTACAAGATGGATCCTGATATTTTCACCACGTG GTGCAATATTCTTAAGCGTGTTCCAAATAGTGCTCTTTGGCTGCTTCGATTCCCAGCTGCTGGTGAAACGAGACTTCGTGCAT ATGCAACTCAACAGGGCGTGCAGCCAGATCAGATTATTTTTACAGATGTTGCCATGAAAAGTGAACATATAAGACGCAGTGCCTTGGCAGATCTCTTCCTTGATac ACCATTATGCAATGCACACACAACAGGCACCGATGTTCTATGGGCTGGTCTTCCAATGGTGACCCTTCCACTTGAAAAGATGGCTACTAGAGTTGCTGGTTCTTTGTGCCTGGCTACTGGTGTTGGGGAGGAGATGATCGTCAGTAG TTTGAAAGAATATGAAGAGAAAGCAGTGTCACTTGCTCTAAATCGTCCAAAGCTTCAAGAGCTTTCCGATAAATTAAAAGCAGCCAGAATGACTTGCCCTCTTTTTGACACGGCACGCTGG GTTAGGAACCTTGAACGGGCCTACTGTAAGATGTGGAGTGTGTATCGGTCAGGTCAGCAACCCCGACACATTAGAGTGACAGAGAATGATGAAGAATTTGCTTAG
- the LOC107896973 gene encoding probable UDP-N-acetylglucosamine--peptide N-acetylglucosaminyltransferase SEC isoform X2 — protein MRKGRLNEAAQCCRQALALNPRLVDAHSNLGNLMKIQGFVKEAYNCYLEALRIQPNFAIAWSNLAGLFMEAGDLSRALQYYKEAVRLKPAFFDAYLNLGNVYKALGMPKEAIVCYQRALQVQPDYAMAYGNLASVYFEQRNLDMAILNYRRAIAFDSGFLEAYNNLGNALKDAGKVDEAMQCYRQCLALQPNHPQALTNLGNIYMEWNMLSAAASCYKATLSVTTGLSAPFNNLAVIYKQQGNLADAISCYNEVLRIDPMAADALVNRGNTYKENGRVNEAIHDYIRAINIRPAMAEAHANLASAYKDSGHVEAAIKSYRQALVLRPDFPEATCNLLHTLQCVCDWEDRENKFLEVEGILRRQIKTSVIPSVQPFHAIAYPIDPMLALEISCKYAAHSSVVASRYSLPPFNYPAPFPGENGNRRLRVGYVSSDFGNHPLSHLMGSVFGMHNRENVEVFCYALSPNDGTEWRLRIQSEAEHFIDVSSMSSDMIAKMINEDKIQILVNLNGYTKGARNEIFAMQPAPIQISYMGFPGTTGASYIHYLVTDEFVSPLHFSHIYSEKLVHLPHCYFVNDYKQKNLDVLDPNGLPKRSDYGLPEDKFLFACFNQLYKMDPDIFTTWCNILKRVPNSALWLLRFPAAGETRLRAYATQQGVQPDQIIFTDVAMKSEHIRRSALADLFLDTPLCNAHTTGTDVLWAGLPMVTLPLEKMATRVAGSLCLATGVGEEMIVSSLKEYEEKAVSLALNRPKLQELSDKLKAARMTCPLFDTARWVRNLERAYCKMWSVYRSGQQPRHIRVTENDEEFA, from the exons ATGCGAAAAGGGAGGCTTAATGAGGCAGCCCAATGTTGCCGCCAGGCACTTGCATTAAATCCCCGTTTG GTTGATGCTCACAGTAACCTTGGcaatttaatgaaaattcaagGTTTCGTGAAAGAG GCTTACAATTGCTACCTTGAGGCGCTACGCATACAACCTAATTTTGCAATTGCATGGTCCAATCTTGCTGGTCTTTTCATGGAGGCAGGTGACCTTAGCAGGGCACTTCAATACTATAAG GAAGCAGTGAGACTAAAACCTGCATTTTTTGATGCCTACTTAAACCTTGGAAATGTTTATAAG GCTTTGGGAATGCCTAAAGAGGCCATTGTATGCTATCAGCGAGCTCTTCAGGTGCAACCGGATTATGCTATGGCCTATG GTAATTTGGCTAGTGTTTATTTCGAACAACGAAACCTGGATATGGCAATTCTCAACTATAGGAGAGCAATTGCTTTTGACTCAGGATTCTTGGAGGCATATAACAACTTG GGCAATGCTTTGAAAGATGCTGGAAAAGTTGATGAAGCAATGCAATGCTATAGG CAATGTCTTGCCCTGCAACCTAACCATCCTCAGGCACTTACAAATCTTgggaatatatatatggaatg GAATATGTTGAGTGCTGCTGCTTCATGCTACAAGGCAACTTTATCTGTAACTACAGGACTTTCTGCTCCTTTTAACAATTTAGCAGTCATTTATAAACAGCAG GGTAATCTTGCAGATGCTATATCTTGTTACAATGAAGTTCTCCGTATTGATCCTATGGCTGCTGATGCACTTGTCAACCGGGGGAATACATATAAGGAGAATGGACGAGTAAATGAAGCCATTCACGACTACATACGAGCAATCAACATTAGGCCGGCAATGGCTGAAGCTCATGCAAATTTGGCTTCAGCTTACAAGGACAG TGGGCATGTTGAAGCTGCAATAAAAAGCTACAGGCAAGCGCTGGTTCTTCGCCCTGATTTCCCAGAAGCAACCTGTAACCTTCTGCACACATTACAG TGTGTTTGTGACTGGGAGGATCGAGAGAATAAATTTCTTGAAGTTGAAGGCATACTCAGGAGACAGATTAAG ACGTCAGTTATTCCTAGCGTGCAGCCTTTCCATGCAATAGCCTATCCTATAGATCCAATGCTTGCACTAGAAATCAG TTGTAAATATGCAGCACACAGCTCTGTTGTTGCTTCCCGTTATTCTCTTCCTCCTTTCAACTATCCTGCACCCTTCCCTGGGGAGAATGGGAATCGACGCCTTAGGGTTGG ATATGTGAGTAGTGATTTTGGCAACCATCCCCTATCTCATCTCATGGGTTCAGTGTTTGGCATGCACAACAGAGAAAATGTCGAG GTATTTTGCTATGCATTGAGCCCAAATGATGGGACAGAGTGGAGGTTGCGAATACAGTCAGAAGCTGAGCACTTCATAGATGTATCGTCTATGTCCTCTGATATGATTGCAAAGATGATAAATGAGGACAAAATACAAATTCTTGTCAATCTTAATGGTTATACTAAG GGAGCAAGGAATGAAATATTTGCTATGCAACCTGCTCCTATTCAGATTTCTTACATGGGATTTCCTGGGACTACTGGTGCATCATATATACACTACTTGGTCACGGATGAG TTTGTTTCACCTCTTCACTTTTCTCATATCTACTCTGAGAAGCTTGTACACCTTCCTCATTGTTATTTTGTAAATGACTATAAGCAG AAAAATCTTGATGTCTTGGATCCAAACGGCCTGCCTAAGAGATCTGATTATGGACTACCTGAAGACAAATTTCTCTTTGCATGTTTCAATCAGCTGTACAAGATGGATCCTGATATTTTCACCACGTG GTGCAATATTCTTAAGCGTGTTCCAAATAGTGCTCTTTGGCTGCTTCGATTCCCAGCTGCTGGTGAAACGAGACTTCGTGCAT ATGCAACTCAACAGGGCGTGCAGCCAGATCAGATTATTTTTACAGATGTTGCCATGAAAAGTGAACATATAAGACGCAGTGCCTTGGCAGATCTCTTCCTTGATac ACCATTATGCAATGCACACACAACAGGCACCGATGTTCTATGGGCTGGTCTTCCAATGGTGACCCTTCCACTTGAAAAGATGGCTACTAGAGTTGCTGGTTCTTTGTGCCTGGCTACTGGTGTTGGGGAGGAGATGATCGTCAGTAG TTTGAAAGAATATGAAGAGAAAGCAGTGTCACTTGCTCTAAATCGTCCAAAGCTTCAAGAGCTTTCCGATAAATTAAAAGCAGCCAGAATGACTTGCCCTCTTTTTGACACGGCACGCTGG GTTAGGAACCTTGAACGGGCCTACTGTAAGATGTGGAGTGTGTATCGGTCAGGTCAGCAACCCCGACACATTAGAGTGACAGAGAATGATGAAGAATTTGCTTAG
- the LOC107896973 gene encoding probable UDP-N-acetylglucosamine--peptide N-acetylglucosaminyltransferase SEC isoform X3, giving the protein MEAGDLSRALQYYKEAVRLKPAFFDAYLNLGNVYKALGMPKEAIVCYQRALQVQPDYAMAYGNLASVYFEQRNLDMAILNYRRAIAFDSGFLEAYNNLGNALKDAGKVDEAMQCYRQCLALQPNHPQALTNLGNIYMEWNMLSAAASCYKATLSVTTGLSAPFNNLAVIYKQQGNLADAISCYNEVLRIDPMAADALVNRGNTYKENGRVNEAIHDYIRAINIRPAMAEAHANLASAYKDSGHVEAAIKSYRQALVLRPDFPEATCNLLHTLQCVCDWEDRENKFLEVEGILRRQIKTSVIPSVQPFHAIAYPIDPMLALEISCKYAAHSSVVASRYSLPPFNYPAPFPGENGNRRLRVGYVSSDFGNHPLSHLMGSVFGMHNRENVEVFCYALSPNDGTEWRLRIQSEAEHFIDVSSMSSDMIAKMINEDKIQILVNLNGYTKGARNEIFAMQPAPIQISYMGFPGTTGASYIHYLVTDEFVSPLHFSHIYSEKLVHLPHCYFVNDYKQKNLDVLDPNGLPKRSDYGLPEDKFLFACFNQLYKMDPDIFTTWCNILKRVPNSALWLLRFPAAGETRLRAYATQQGVQPDQIIFTDVAMKSEHIRRSALADLFLDTPLCNAHTTGTDVLWAGLPMVTLPLEKMATRVAGSLCLATGVGEEMIVSSLKEYEEKAVSLALNRPKLQELSDKLKAARMTCPLFDTARWVRNLERAYCKMWSVYRSGQQPRHIRVTENDEEFA; this is encoded by the exons ATGGAGGCAGGTGACCTTAGCAGGGCACTTCAATACTATAAG GAAGCAGTGAGACTAAAACCTGCATTTTTTGATGCCTACTTAAACCTTGGAAATGTTTATAAG GCTTTGGGAATGCCTAAAGAGGCCATTGTATGCTATCAGCGAGCTCTTCAGGTGCAACCGGATTATGCTATGGCCTATG GTAATTTGGCTAGTGTTTATTTCGAACAACGAAACCTGGATATGGCAATTCTCAACTATAGGAGAGCAATTGCTTTTGACTCAGGATTCTTGGAGGCATATAACAACTTG GGCAATGCTTTGAAAGATGCTGGAAAAGTTGATGAAGCAATGCAATGCTATAGG CAATGTCTTGCCCTGCAACCTAACCATCCTCAGGCACTTACAAATCTTgggaatatatatatggaatg GAATATGTTGAGTGCTGCTGCTTCATGCTACAAGGCAACTTTATCTGTAACTACAGGACTTTCTGCTCCTTTTAACAATTTAGCAGTCATTTATAAACAGCAG GGTAATCTTGCAGATGCTATATCTTGTTACAATGAAGTTCTCCGTATTGATCCTATGGCTGCTGATGCACTTGTCAACCGGGGGAATACATATAAGGAGAATGGACGAGTAAATGAAGCCATTCACGACTACATACGAGCAATCAACATTAGGCCGGCAATGGCTGAAGCTCATGCAAATTTGGCTTCAGCTTACAAGGACAG TGGGCATGTTGAAGCTGCAATAAAAAGCTACAGGCAAGCGCTGGTTCTTCGCCCTGATTTCCCAGAAGCAACCTGTAACCTTCTGCACACATTACAG TGTGTTTGTGACTGGGAGGATCGAGAGAATAAATTTCTTGAAGTTGAAGGCATACTCAGGAGACAGATTAAG ACGTCAGTTATTCCTAGCGTGCAGCCTTTCCATGCAATAGCCTATCCTATAGATCCAATGCTTGCACTAGAAATCAG TTGTAAATATGCAGCACACAGCTCTGTTGTTGCTTCCCGTTATTCTCTTCCTCCTTTCAACTATCCTGCACCCTTCCCTGGGGAGAATGGGAATCGACGCCTTAGGGTTGG ATATGTGAGTAGTGATTTTGGCAACCATCCCCTATCTCATCTCATGGGTTCAGTGTTTGGCATGCACAACAGAGAAAATGTCGAG GTATTTTGCTATGCATTGAGCCCAAATGATGGGACAGAGTGGAGGTTGCGAATACAGTCAGAAGCTGAGCACTTCATAGATGTATCGTCTATGTCCTCTGATATGATTGCAAAGATGATAAATGAGGACAAAATACAAATTCTTGTCAATCTTAATGGTTATACTAAG GGAGCAAGGAATGAAATATTTGCTATGCAACCTGCTCCTATTCAGATTTCTTACATGGGATTTCCTGGGACTACTGGTGCATCATATATACACTACTTGGTCACGGATGAG TTTGTTTCACCTCTTCACTTTTCTCATATCTACTCTGAGAAGCTTGTACACCTTCCTCATTGTTATTTTGTAAATGACTATAAGCAG AAAAATCTTGATGTCTTGGATCCAAACGGCCTGCCTAAGAGATCTGATTATGGACTACCTGAAGACAAATTTCTCTTTGCATGTTTCAATCAGCTGTACAAGATGGATCCTGATATTTTCACCACGTG GTGCAATATTCTTAAGCGTGTTCCAAATAGTGCTCTTTGGCTGCTTCGATTCCCAGCTGCTGGTGAAACGAGACTTCGTGCAT ATGCAACTCAACAGGGCGTGCAGCCAGATCAGATTATTTTTACAGATGTTGCCATGAAAAGTGAACATATAAGACGCAGTGCCTTGGCAGATCTCTTCCTTGATac ACCATTATGCAATGCACACACAACAGGCACCGATGTTCTATGGGCTGGTCTTCCAATGGTGACCCTTCCACTTGAAAAGATGGCTACTAGAGTTGCTGGTTCTTTGTGCCTGGCTACTGGTGTTGGGGAGGAGATGATCGTCAGTAG TTTGAAAGAATATGAAGAGAAAGCAGTGTCACTTGCTCTAAATCGTCCAAAGCTTCAAGAGCTTTCCGATAAATTAAAAGCAGCCAGAATGACTTGCCCTCTTTTTGACACGGCACGCTGG GTTAGGAACCTTGAACGGGCCTACTGTAAGATGTGGAGTGTGTATCGGTCAGGTCAGCAACCCCGACACATTAGAGTGACAGAGAATGATGAAGAATTTGCTTAG